A genome region from Scomber japonicus isolate fScoJap1 chromosome 15, fScoJap1.pri, whole genome shotgun sequence includes the following:
- the LOC128373958 gene encoding tripartite motif-containing protein 16-like — MAQRGGQLDQETISCSICLDLLKDPVTIPCGHSYCMSCIKNFWDGKDQRKIYSCPQCRQTFTRKPVLMKNTMLAALVEQLKKTGLQTAPPAGARAGADHCYAGPEDVACDVCTGRKLKASKSCLVCLASYCMNHLQPHYDSAPLKKHKLVKPSKKLQENICSRHDEVMKMFCRTDQQSICYLCSVDDHKGHDTVSAAAERTERQRELEVSRLNTQQKIQDREKDVKLLQLEVEAISHSADKAVEDSEKIFTQLIRLLQKRSSDVKQQIRSQQQTDVSGVKELQEKLQQEITELKRKDAELKQLSHTEDHNQFLHNYPSVSQLSEATDSSSVNIRPLTYFEDVTAAVSKLRDKLQDLLRDKWTNILLTGTEVKVLLSEPEPKTRADFLKYSCEITLDPNTAHRWLLLSEGNRKVEFMSQQQSYFCHPDRFTGRCQVLSRESLTGRCYWEVEWRGTGVCVAVAYKNIRRVGSSNESRFGYNGKSWALDCHTNGYNFWFNNIKTAVSGPRSSRVAVYLDHRAGILSFYSVSKTMTLLHRVQPTFIQPLHAGFWLCYNCGDTAVLC, encoded by the coding sequence atggcgcagagagGAGGTCAGCTGGACCAAGAAACAATCAgctgctccatctgtctggatctactgaaggatccggtgactattccctgtggacacagctactgtatgagctgtattaaaaacTTCTGGGATGGaaaggatcagaggaagatctacagctgtcctcagtgcagacagaccttcacacgGAAGCCTGTCCtgatgaaaaacaccatgttagcagctttagtggagcagctgaagaagactggactccaaacTGCTCCTCCAGCAGGAGCAAGAGCAGgagctgatcactgctatgctggacctgaagatgtggcctgtgatgtctgcactgggagaaAGCTGAAAGCCTCCAaatcctgtctggtgtgtctggcaTCTTATTGTAtgaatcacctccagcctcattatgattcagctccattaaagaaacacaagctggtcaAGCCCTcgaagaagctccaggagaacatctgctctcgtcatgatgaggtgatgaagatgttctgccgCACGgatcagcagagtatctgttacctctgctctgtggatgatcataaaggccacgacaccgtctcagctgcagcagaaaggactgagaggcagagagagctcgaggtgagtcgactaaacaccCAGCAGaaaatccaggacagagagaaagatgtgaagctgcttcaactgGAGGTGGAGGCCATCAGtcactctgctgataaagcagtggaggacagtgagaagatcttcactcagctgatccgtctcctccagaaaagaagctctgatgtgaagcagcagatcagatcccagcagcaAACTGacgtgagtggagtcaaagagcttcaggagaagctgcagcaggagatcactgagctgaagaggaaagacgctgaactgaagcagctctcacacacagaggatcacaaccagtttctacacaactacccctcagtgtcacaactcagtgaagctacagactcatccagtgTCAATATTCGTCCTCTAACATACTTTGAAGATGTGACAGCAGCCGTGTCaaagctcagagataaactacaggacctcctgagggacaaatggacaaacatcttaCTGACAGGGACTGAAGTGAAGGTTTTACTGTCGgaaccagagcccaagaccagagctgacttcttaaaatattcatgtgaaatcactctggatccaaacacagcacacaggtggctgttattatctgaggggaacagaaaagtagaatttatgagtcaacaacagtcttatttctgtcacccagacagattcactggaaggtgtcaggtcctgagtagagagagtctgactggacgttgttactgggaggtggagtggagagggaCAGGAGTTtgtgtagcagtcgcatacaagaacaTCCGCAGAGTAGGATCATCCAATGAATCTAGATTTGGATATAATGGCAAATCTTGGGCTTTAGATTGTCACACTAACGGTTATAAtttttggttcaacaacattaaaactgccgtctcaggtcctcgttcctccagagtcgccgtgtacctggatcacagagcaggtattctgtccttctacagcgtctctaaaaccatgactctcctccacagagtccagccCACATTCATTCAGCCTCTCCATGCTGGATTTTGGCTTTGTTATAATTGTGGAGACACAGCTGTGTTGTGTTAA
- the LOC128373636 gene encoding syntaxin-12-like, with translation MSYGKSESYHPVPRDFTSHIQTCSGNIQKITQNTAQIKSMVNQLGTRQDNSEFQDRLQQIQHYTNQLAKETNKHLKELGSIPLPTSPSEQRQQKIQRDRLMNDFSAALNNFQAVQRRAAEKEKESVARARAGSRLSAEDASRDEKLVSFENQDDWGQMSIQTEEAAITEEDLELIKERETNIRQLESDILDVNQIFKDLAVMIHDQGEMIDSIEANVENAEVHVERGTEQLQRAAYYQQKSRKKMCIIAMVCSIVLVVLGIIIWQASK, from the exons ATGTCGTACGGTAAATCAGAGAGTTACCACCCTGTGCCAAGGGACTTCACCTCCCACATACAGACATGCAGCGGCAACATCCAGAAGATCACACAGAACA CTGCTCAGATTAAGAGTATGGTGAACCAGCTGGGGACCAGACAGGATAACAGTGAATTCCAGGATCGACT GCAGCAGATACAGCACTATACCAATCAGCTGGCAAAAGAGACCAACAAACACCTGAAAGAACTGGGCTCCATCCCTCTGCCCACGTCACCCTCAGAGCAA AGGCAGCAGAAGATCCAGAGAGACCGTCTCATGAATGATTTCTCAGCAGCTCTCAACAACTTCCAGGCAGTGCAGCGACgtgcagcagagaaagagaaggagtcAGTAGCCAGAGCCAGAGCTGGATCCCGCCTATCA GCTGAAGATGCCTCTCGGGACGAAAAGCTTGTTTCCTTTGAGAA TCAAGACGACTGGGGTCAGATGAGCATCCAGACAGAGGAGGCTGCCATCACAGAGGAGGATCTGGAGCTCATCAAGGAGAGAGAAACTAACATCAGACAGCTGGAG tCGGACATCTTGGATGTCAACCAGATCTTCAAGGACCTGGCAGTGATGATCCATGATCAGGGAGAGATGATTG ACAGCATCGAGGCGAACGTGGAGAACGCAGAGGTTCACGTGGAACGAGGAACAGAGCAGCTGCAGAGAGCTGCTTACTACCAG CAAAAGTCCAGGAAGAAGATGTGCATCATCGCTATGGTCTGCTCCATCGTGCTGGTCGTACTGGGTATCATTATCTGGCAGGCGTCTAAGTGA